A region of Osmerus eperlanus chromosome 9, fOsmEpe2.1, whole genome shotgun sequence DNA encodes the following proteins:
- the traf3 gene encoding TNF receptor-associated factor 3 isoform X3, with amino-acid sequence MSAGRGGDGRELQIHLQQAVSSLGGLSLAQRPWPGDPPNATGFLPSHGGFRDHFLLTPEPKYCCESCRLVLCNPRQTECGHRFCETCISDLLSKPSPVCPADKEPLFKDKIFRDICCHREIMALKVFCRSEKSGCKEQMSLHQVMDHLNVCLYFEVPCPLGKCKESMMRKDIPEHLSRRCKHREATCELCLQKMPLTELQKHKETVCPAFPVSCPNHCTFPSILRSELSSHQHDCPKAQVACPFIRYGCTFKGLNQDLRDHESSSASDHLRLMAARNSTLEAKVEDVKGELLERYKVLPGLSSRLAELEAHYDEMREKNRQLEQKLVTMQKLMSSHSEKLLEVELELRTLRGVREEVEALRNSVESIRTRLSLLDGGRAGTSSGTLALGQLESQLSRHDDMLSVHEIRLADIDLRFQVLETASFNGTLIWKIRDYKRRKQEAVAAKTLSLYSQPFYTGYFGYKMCARVYLNGDGMGKGTHLSLFFVVMRGEYDALLPWPFKQKVTLMLMDQGPARKHLGDAFKPDSNSSSFRRPVAEMNIASGCPLFVTQTLLDNGTYIKDDTIFIKVTVDTSDLPDP; translated from the exons ATGTCAGCAGGGCGTGGTGGTGACGGGCGGGAGCTCCAGATTCACCTCCAGCAGGCGGTGTCCTCCCTGGGTGGCCTCTCTCTCGCCCAGAGGCCCTGGCCCGGCGACCCCCCCAACGCCACCGGCTTCCTGCCATCCCACGGCGGCTTCAGGGACCACTTCCTGTTGACCCCCGAGCCCAAGTACTGCTGCGAGTCCTGCCGCCTGGTGCTCTGCAACCCCCGGCAGACAGAGTGTGGACACCGCTTCTGTGAGACGTGCATATCTGACCTGCTCAG CAAGCCTAGCCCAGTATGTCCAGCCGACAAGGAGCCTCTGTTCAAGGACAAG ATCTTCCGGGATATATGCTGCCACAGGGAGATTATGGCTCTGAAGGTGTTCTGTCGAAGCGAGAAGAGCGGTTGCAAGGAGCAGATGAGCCTGCACCAGGTCATG GACCACCTGAACGTGTGTCTGTACTTCGAGGTGCCCTGCCCCCTGGGCAAGTGTAAGGAGAGCATGATGAGGAAGGATATTCCTGAGCACCTGAGCAGGAGGTGCAAGCACAGGGAGGCCACCTGTGAGCTGTGCCTGCAGAAGATGCCCCTGACGGAGCTCCAG AAACACAAGGAGACGGTGTGTCCGGCGTTTCCTGTGTCCTGTCCCAACCACTGCACCTTCCCCTCCATCCTGCGGAGCGAG CTGTCGAGTCACCAGCACGACTGTCCCAAGGCCCAGGTCGCCTGCCCCTTCATCCGCTACGGGTGCACCTTCAAG GGTCTGAACCAGGACCTGAGGGATCATGAGTCCAGTTCTGCCTCAGACCACCTCAGACTCATGGCAGCTAGGAACAGCACCCTGGAGGCCAAG GTGGAGGACGTGAAGGGAGAACTGCTGGAGCGCTACAAGGTTCTGCCAGGCCTCAGCAGCCGACTGGCAGAGCTGGAGGCCCACTACGACGAGATGAGGGAGAAGAACCGTCAGCTGGAGCAGAAACTGGTCACCATGCAG AAGCTGATGAGCTCCCACTCTGAGAAGCtgctggaggtggagctggAGCTGAGGACCCTGAGGGGGGtgcgggaggaggtggaggctctGAGGAACTCCGTGGAGAGCATCCGCACCCGGCTCTCCCTGCTGGACGGAGGACGTGCCGGCACCAGCTCTGGGACTCTGGCTCTGGGTCAGTTAG AGTCCCAGCTCTCTCGTCACGACGACATGCTGAGCGTGCACGAGATCAGGCTGGCCGACATCGACCTGCGCTTCCAGGTCCTAGAGACAGCCTCGTTCAACGGCACGCTCATCTGGAAGATCCGCGACTACAAGCGCAGGAAGCAGGAGGCCGTGGCCGCCAAGACCCTGTCTCTGTACAGCCAGCCCTTCTACACGGGCTACTTCGGCTACAAGATGTGCGCCCGGGTCTACCTGAACGGGGACGGCATGGGGAAGGGCACCCACCTGTCGCTGTTCTTCGTGGTGATGCGCGGCGAATACGACGCCCTCCTGCCCTGGCCCTTCAAGCAGAAGGTCACCCTGATGCTCATGGACCAGGGCCCCGCCCGCAAACACCTGGGCGACGCCTTCAAGCCCGACTCCAACTCCAGCAGCTTCAGACGGCCGGTGGCAGAAATGAACATAGCGTCGGGCTGCCCGCTGTTCGTCACCCAGACCCTGCTGGACAACGGGACGTACATTAAGGACGACACCATCTTTATCAAGGTGACCGTGGATACCTCTGACCTGCCcgacccctga
- the ehd4 gene encoding EH domain-containing protein 4: protein MFSWVNKEQGGRNKEGEMYQTVTEGLQALYSKKLLPLEETYLFHDFHSPALEAADFQSKPMVLLVGQYSTGKTTFIRYLLEQDFPGMRIGPEPTTDGFIAVMHGDTEGVVPGNALVVDPKKPFRKLNAFGNSFLNRFICSQMPNQVLQSISIIDTPGILSGEKQRISRGYDFSEVLRWFGERVDRIILLFDAHKLDISDEFSEAIKAFRGQDDKIRVVLNKADQVDSQQLMRVYGALMWSLGKVINTPEVARVYLGSFWAKPLQNSENRRLFEAETQDLFRDIQSLPRNAALRKLNDLIKRARLAKVHAYIISYLKKEMPSLFGKEKKKEELIMRLPEIYTLLQREHHISPGDFPNVGKMQEQLQHYDFSKFPSLKIKLIESVDRMLANKISGLMTMIRDEESKAPPPMVSGGAFEDTQDGPFGHGYGEGISAGADTEDWIVSRDKHKYDEIFYMLMPVNGKIAGVNAKKEMMNSHLPNTVLGKIWKLADCDKDGMLDDEEFALAQHLIKVKLEGYELPAELPLHLVPPSHRKNPTADTLYNHEED, encoded by the exons ATGTTCAGTTGGGTGAATAAGGAACAAGGAGGGAGAAACAAGGAGGGCGAGATGTATCAAACAGTAACGGAGGGACTTCAAGCTCTTTATTCAAAGAAATTATTACCATTGGAGGAAACGTACCTTTTTCATGATTTCCACTCTCCGGCTTTGGAGGCAGCAGATTTCCAGAGCAAGCCTATGGTCCTCCTTGTCGGCCAGTACTCCACTGGGAAAACAACGTTCATCAG atacCTGCTGGAGCAGGATTTTCCAGGGATGCGGATCGGACCAGAGCCCACCACCGATGGATTCATCGCCGTCATGCACGGGGACACCGAGGGCGTCGTCCCTGGAAACGCCCTGGTCGTCGACCCCAAGAAACCCTTCCGTAAACTCAATGCCTTTGGAAACTCCTTCCTCAACAG GTTTATTTGTTCCCAGATGCCTAACCAAGTGCTACAGAGTATCAGCATCATCGACACTCCGGGCATCCTGTCTGGAGAGAAGCAACGCATCAGCAGAG GCTACGACTTCTCCGAGGTTCTGCGCTGGTTCGGCGAGCGCGTGGACCGCATCATCCTCCTGTTCGACGCCCACAAGCTGGACATCTCCGACGAGTTCTCTGAGGCCATCAAGGCGTTCCGCGGGCAGGATGACAAGATCCGCGTGGTCCTCAACAAGGCCGACCAGGTGGACTCCCAGCAGCTGATGCGTGTCTACGGCGCCCTCATGTGGTCGCTGGGCAAGGTGATCAACACGCCGGAGGTGGCCCGGGTCTACCTGGGATCTTTCTGGGCCAAGCCGCTCCAGAACTCCGAAAACCGCCGTCTGTTCGAGGCGGAGACCCAAGACCTGTTCCGAGACATCCAGAGTTTGCCGAGGAACGCCGCCTTGCGCAAGCTCAACGACCTCATAAAGCGAGCCCGCCTTGCTAAG GTGCATGCCTACATCATCAGCTACCTGAAGAAGGAGATGCCGTCTCTGTttgggaaggagaagaagaaggaggaactGATCATGAGGCTCCCAGAGATCTACACACTGCTGCAGAGAGAGCACCACATCTCCCCTGGAGACTTCCCCAACGTTGGCAAGATGCAG GAGCAGCTCCAGCACTACGACTTCAGCAAGTTCCCCTCCCTCAAGATCAAACTGATCGAGTCCGTCGACAGAATGCTGGCCAACAAGATTTCAGGCCTGATGACCATGATCCGTGACGAGGAGAGCAAGGCTCCGCCCCCGATGGTGTCGGGCGGGGCGTTCGAGGACACGCAGGACGGCCCGTTCGGCCACGGCTACGGTGAGGGCATCAGCGCCGGCGCCGACACCGAGGACTGGATCGTGAGCCGGGATAAACACAAGTACGACGAGATCTTCTACATGCTCATGCCCGTCAACGGGAAGATCGCAGGCGTCAACGCCAAGAAGGAGATGATGAACTCGCACCTGCCCAACACGGTTCTGGGAAAGATCTGGAAGCTGGCGGACTGCGACAAGGACGGGATGCTGGACGATGAGGAGTTTGCCCTGGCACAGCACCTCATCAAGGTGAAGCTGGAGGGGTACGAGCTGCCAGCAGAGCTGCCATTACACCTGGTGCCCCCTTCACACCGCAAGAACCCCACAGCAGACACCCTCTACAACCACGAGGAGGATTAG
- the traf3 gene encoding TNF receptor-associated factor 3 isoform X1 → MQILDQSVMSAGRGGDGRELQIHLQQAVSSLGGLSLAQRPWPGDPPNATGFLPSHGGFRDHFLLTPEPKYCCESCRLVLCNPRQTECGHRFCETCISDLLSKPSPVCPADKEPLFKDKIFRDICCHREIMALKVFCRSEKSGCKEQMSLHQVMDHLNVCLYFEVPCPLGKCKESMMRKDIPEHLSRRCKHREATCELCLQKMPLTELQKHKETVCPAFPVSCPNHCTFPSILRSELSSHQHDCPKAQVACPFIRYGCTFKGLNQDLRDHESSSASDHLRLMAARNSTLEAKVEDVKGELLERYKVLPGLSSRLAELEAHYDEMREKNRQLEQKLVTMQKLMSSHSEKLLEVELELRTLRGVREEVEALRNSVESIRTRLSLLDGGRAGTSSGTLALGQLESQLSRHDDMLSVHEIRLADIDLRFQVLETASFNGTLIWKIRDYKRRKQEAVAAKTLSLYSQPFYTGYFGYKMCARVYLNGDGMGKGTHLSLFFVVMRGEYDALLPWPFKQKVTLMLMDQGPARKHLGDAFKPDSNSSSFRRPVAEMNIASGCPLFVTQTLLDNGTYIKDDTIFIKVTVDTSDLPDP, encoded by the exons ATGCAGATCCTGGATCAGAGT gtcATGTCAGCAGGGCGTGGTGGTGACGGGCGGGAGCTCCAGATTCACCTCCAGCAGGCGGTGTCCTCCCTGGGTGGCCTCTCTCTCGCCCAGAGGCCCTGGCCCGGCGACCCCCCCAACGCCACCGGCTTCCTGCCATCCCACGGCGGCTTCAGGGACCACTTCCTGTTGACCCCCGAGCCCAAGTACTGCTGCGAGTCCTGCCGCCTGGTGCTCTGCAACCCCCGGCAGACAGAGTGTGGACACCGCTTCTGTGAGACGTGCATATCTGACCTGCTCAG CAAGCCTAGCCCAGTATGTCCAGCCGACAAGGAGCCTCTGTTCAAGGACAAG ATCTTCCGGGATATATGCTGCCACAGGGAGATTATGGCTCTGAAGGTGTTCTGTCGAAGCGAGAAGAGCGGTTGCAAGGAGCAGATGAGCCTGCACCAGGTCATG GACCACCTGAACGTGTGTCTGTACTTCGAGGTGCCCTGCCCCCTGGGCAAGTGTAAGGAGAGCATGATGAGGAAGGATATTCCTGAGCACCTGAGCAGGAGGTGCAAGCACAGGGAGGCCACCTGTGAGCTGTGCCTGCAGAAGATGCCCCTGACGGAGCTCCAG AAACACAAGGAGACGGTGTGTCCGGCGTTTCCTGTGTCCTGTCCCAACCACTGCACCTTCCCCTCCATCCTGCGGAGCGAG CTGTCGAGTCACCAGCACGACTGTCCCAAGGCCCAGGTCGCCTGCCCCTTCATCCGCTACGGGTGCACCTTCAAG GGTCTGAACCAGGACCTGAGGGATCATGAGTCCAGTTCTGCCTCAGACCACCTCAGACTCATGGCAGCTAGGAACAGCACCCTGGAGGCCAAG GTGGAGGACGTGAAGGGAGAACTGCTGGAGCGCTACAAGGTTCTGCCAGGCCTCAGCAGCCGACTGGCAGAGCTGGAGGCCCACTACGACGAGATGAGGGAGAAGAACCGTCAGCTGGAGCAGAAACTGGTCACCATGCAG AAGCTGATGAGCTCCCACTCTGAGAAGCtgctggaggtggagctggAGCTGAGGACCCTGAGGGGGGtgcgggaggaggtggaggctctGAGGAACTCCGTGGAGAGCATCCGCACCCGGCTCTCCCTGCTGGACGGAGGACGTGCCGGCACCAGCTCTGGGACTCTGGCTCTGGGTCAGTTAG AGTCCCAGCTCTCTCGTCACGACGACATGCTGAGCGTGCACGAGATCAGGCTGGCCGACATCGACCTGCGCTTCCAGGTCCTAGAGACAGCCTCGTTCAACGGCACGCTCATCTGGAAGATCCGCGACTACAAGCGCAGGAAGCAGGAGGCCGTGGCCGCCAAGACCCTGTCTCTGTACAGCCAGCCCTTCTACACGGGCTACTTCGGCTACAAGATGTGCGCCCGGGTCTACCTGAACGGGGACGGCATGGGGAAGGGCACCCACCTGTCGCTGTTCTTCGTGGTGATGCGCGGCGAATACGACGCCCTCCTGCCCTGGCCCTTCAAGCAGAAGGTCACCCTGATGCTCATGGACCAGGGCCCCGCCCGCAAACACCTGGGCGACGCCTTCAAGCCCGACTCCAACTCCAGCAGCTTCAGACGGCCGGTGGCAGAAATGAACATAGCGTCGGGCTGCCCGCTGTTCGTCACCCAGACCCTGCTGGACAACGGGACGTACATTAAGGACGACACCATCTTTATCAAGGTGACCGTGGATACCTCTGACCTGCCcgacccctga
- the rcor1 gene encoding REST corepressor 1 — MPAMLEKNGSEISGKRRGRNTVNNPNKSFATNGNSNISWEEGSSGSSSDDEHGGGGMRVGAQYQAIVPDYDPEVAKAAQERDNLGMLVWIPSQTLAETKLDEYISIAKEKHGYNMEQALGMLFWHKHNIEKSLADLPNFTPFPDEWTVEDKVLFEQGFSFHGKTFHRIQQMLPDKSIASLVRFYYSWKKTRSKTSVMDRHARKQKREREESEDEAEETPPNPPSDVDFDPSKEDKKEVASGSEAKQEAKPAAAAAAAAVAAAAVVVQKPTGVVEKVAHVKKELQGLSGKNLHRAKKKPPKGMHLHQGDVGAMSTSGPAALGVLRQLDTELVTIKRQIQSIKQNNSALKEKLYSGVNDFRVPEVTQKFNTRWTTDEQLLAVQAIRKYGRDFQAISDVIGNKSVVQVKNFFVNYRRRYNLDEVLQEWEAEHGVEGGARGGAEEEKMEVSHSPEEAGARGGAGTPAVHEEHKEESSPTETQQPQAS; from the exons ATGCCTGCAATGTTGGAAAAAAACGGTTCCGAAATATCAGGGAAGCGGAGAGGGAGAAATACAGTTAATAATCCTAACAAAAGTTTTGCTACGAATGGAAACAGTAACATTTCATGGGAGGAAGGAAGTTCGGGCTCCTCCAGTGATGATGAGCATG GTGGCGGAGGTATGCGAGTAGGTGCTCAATATCAAGCCATCGTTCCAGACTATGATCCTG AGGTGGCCAAGGCTGCCCAGGAGAGGGACAACCTGGGCATGTTGGTGTGGATACCCAGCCAGACCCTGGCGGAAACCAAAC TTGATGAATACATTTCAATCGCCAAAGAAAAGCACGGCTATAATATGGAACAG GCGTTGGGCATGCTGTTCTGGCACAAGCACAATATAGAGAAGTCCCTGGCAGACCTGCCTAACTTCACGCCTTTCCCAGATGAGTGGACGGTGGAGGACAAGGTTCTCTTTGAACAGGGCTTCAGTTTCCATGGCAAGACATTCCACCGCATCCAGCAGATG CTACCTGACAAGTCCATCGCCAGCCTGGTGAGGTTCTATTATTCATGGAAAAAGACTCGCAGCAAAACCAGTGTCATGGATCGCCACGCACGCAAGCAGAAGAGGGAGCGAGAAGAGAG TGAAGACGAGGCTGAGGAGACTCCTCCCAACCCTCCCAGCGACGTGGACTTTGATCCCAGCaaggaggacaagaaggag GTGGCCTCAGGATCAGAAGCCAAACAGGAAGCcaagccagcagcagcagcagcagcagcagcagtagcagcagcagcagtggtAGTGCAGAAG CCCACTGGCGTGGTCGAGAAGGTGGCCCATGTGAAGAAGGAGCTCCAGGGACTGTCAGGGAAGAACCTGCACAGAGCCAAGAAGAAGCCCCCTAAGGGCATGCACCTGCACCAGGGGGACGTCGGGGCCATGTCCACGAGCGGCCCTGCGGCCTTGGGAGTGCTGCGACAGCTGGACACAGAGCTGGTCACCATCAAAAGACAG ATCCAGAGCATAAAACAGAACAACAGTGCCCTAAAGGAGAAGCTATATTCTGGAGTAAATGACTTCCGCGTGCCTGAG GTGACCCAGAAGTTCAATACTCGCTGGACCACAGATGAGCAACTGCTGGCAGTACAAG ccaTCAGGAAGTACGGACGAGACTTCCAGGCCATCTCCGACGTGATCGGCAACAAGTCAGTGGTCCAGGTGAAGAACTTCTTCGTGAACTACCGCCGGCGTTACAACCTCGACGAGGTGCTGCAGGAGTGGGAGGCCGAGCACGGCGTGGAggggggggccaggggaggagcggaggaggagaagatggaggtgTCTCACTCCCCTGAGGAGGCGGGAGCCCGAGGAGGAGCTGGCACGCCGGCCGTCCATGAGGAGCACAAGGag GAGTCGTCACCCACAGAGACCCAGCAGCCCCAGGCGTCCTGA
- the traf3 gene encoding TNF receptor-associated factor 3 isoform X2 encodes MQILDQSVMSAGRGGDGRELQIHLQQAVSSLGGLSLAQRPWPGDPPNATGFLPSHGGFRDHFLLTPEPKYCCESCRLVLCNPRQTECGHRFCETCISDLLSKPSPVCPADKEPLFKDKIFRDICCHREIMALKVFCRSEKSGCKEQMSLHQVMDHLNVCLYFEVPCPLGKCKESMMRKDIPEHLSRRCKHREATCELCLQKMPLTELQKHKETVCPAFPVSCPNHCTFPSILRSELSSHQHDCPKAQVACPFIRYGCTFKGLNQDLRDHESSSASDHLRLMAARNSTLEAKVEDVKGELLERYKVLPGLSSRLAELEAHYDEMREKNRQLEQKLVTMQKLMSSHSEKLLEVELELRTLRGVREEVEALRNSVESIRTRLSLLDGGRAGTSSGTLALESQLSRHDDMLSVHEIRLADIDLRFQVLETASFNGTLIWKIRDYKRRKQEAVAAKTLSLYSQPFYTGYFGYKMCARVYLNGDGMGKGTHLSLFFVVMRGEYDALLPWPFKQKVTLMLMDQGPARKHLGDAFKPDSNSSSFRRPVAEMNIASGCPLFVTQTLLDNGTYIKDDTIFIKVTVDTSDLPDP; translated from the exons ATGCAGATCCTGGATCAGAGT gtcATGTCAGCAGGGCGTGGTGGTGACGGGCGGGAGCTCCAGATTCACCTCCAGCAGGCGGTGTCCTCCCTGGGTGGCCTCTCTCTCGCCCAGAGGCCCTGGCCCGGCGACCCCCCCAACGCCACCGGCTTCCTGCCATCCCACGGCGGCTTCAGGGACCACTTCCTGTTGACCCCCGAGCCCAAGTACTGCTGCGAGTCCTGCCGCCTGGTGCTCTGCAACCCCCGGCAGACAGAGTGTGGACACCGCTTCTGTGAGACGTGCATATCTGACCTGCTCAG CAAGCCTAGCCCAGTATGTCCAGCCGACAAGGAGCCTCTGTTCAAGGACAAG ATCTTCCGGGATATATGCTGCCACAGGGAGATTATGGCTCTGAAGGTGTTCTGTCGAAGCGAGAAGAGCGGTTGCAAGGAGCAGATGAGCCTGCACCAGGTCATG GACCACCTGAACGTGTGTCTGTACTTCGAGGTGCCCTGCCCCCTGGGCAAGTGTAAGGAGAGCATGATGAGGAAGGATATTCCTGAGCACCTGAGCAGGAGGTGCAAGCACAGGGAGGCCACCTGTGAGCTGTGCCTGCAGAAGATGCCCCTGACGGAGCTCCAG AAACACAAGGAGACGGTGTGTCCGGCGTTTCCTGTGTCCTGTCCCAACCACTGCACCTTCCCCTCCATCCTGCGGAGCGAG CTGTCGAGTCACCAGCACGACTGTCCCAAGGCCCAGGTCGCCTGCCCCTTCATCCGCTACGGGTGCACCTTCAAG GGTCTGAACCAGGACCTGAGGGATCATGAGTCCAGTTCTGCCTCAGACCACCTCAGACTCATGGCAGCTAGGAACAGCACCCTGGAGGCCAAG GTGGAGGACGTGAAGGGAGAACTGCTGGAGCGCTACAAGGTTCTGCCAGGCCTCAGCAGCCGACTGGCAGAGCTGGAGGCCCACTACGACGAGATGAGGGAGAAGAACCGTCAGCTGGAGCAGAAACTGGTCACCATGCAG AAGCTGATGAGCTCCCACTCTGAGAAGCtgctggaggtggagctggAGCTGAGGACCCTGAGGGGGGtgcgggaggaggtggaggctctGAGGAACTCCGTGGAGAGCATCCGCACCCGGCTCTCCCTGCTGGACGGAGGACGTGCCGGCACCAGCTCTGGGACTCTGGCTCTGG AGTCCCAGCTCTCTCGTCACGACGACATGCTGAGCGTGCACGAGATCAGGCTGGCCGACATCGACCTGCGCTTCCAGGTCCTAGAGACAGCCTCGTTCAACGGCACGCTCATCTGGAAGATCCGCGACTACAAGCGCAGGAAGCAGGAGGCCGTGGCCGCCAAGACCCTGTCTCTGTACAGCCAGCCCTTCTACACGGGCTACTTCGGCTACAAGATGTGCGCCCGGGTCTACCTGAACGGGGACGGCATGGGGAAGGGCACCCACCTGTCGCTGTTCTTCGTGGTGATGCGCGGCGAATACGACGCCCTCCTGCCCTGGCCCTTCAAGCAGAAGGTCACCCTGATGCTCATGGACCAGGGCCCCGCCCGCAAACACCTGGGCGACGCCTTCAAGCCCGACTCCAACTCCAGCAGCTTCAGACGGCCGGTGGCAGAAATGAACATAGCGTCGGGCTGCCCGCTGTTCGTCACCCAGACCCTGCTGGACAACGGGACGTACATTAAGGACGACACCATCTTTATCAAGGTGACCGTGGATACCTCTGACCTGCCcgacccctga